The proteins below are encoded in one region of Segatella copri:
- the porV gene encoding type IX secretion system outer membrane channel protein PorV — protein sequence MKRIYKIFILGCLTLMASEVKAQDKKDLFNPVNYAVISQTIAPDARGGGLGDIGAATDPDVNSQYWNPAKYPFTISRAGVSLSFTPWLRSLVNDMNLAYLSGYYRIGDYSAVSASLRYFNMGEVFTSQEGAESGTGMTINPYEMSVDVAYSLMLSEKFSLAAAIRWIYSDMRFDYTEDNSPASAFAADIAAYYQNYVVIGQRECQLGLGLNISNIGSKITFSGKEYGEFLPANMRLGASLMIPIDEYNRVTLAADANKYLVPTVPKQEEGEDNSEYEDRVHREYDDISGISGIFKSFSDAPGGFKEELEEINYGLGAEYVYNDKFALRAGYHHESQSKGNRKYFTVGAGFKMNVFSLDAAYVVATAKSNPLDQTLRFTLSFDMDGLKDLFKR from the coding sequence ATGAAAAGAATCTATAAGATATTCATTTTGGGATGTCTCACTCTGATGGCATCAGAAGTGAAGGCGCAGGATAAGAAAGACCTCTTCAATCCTGTGAACTATGCAGTCATTTCACAGACCATAGCTCCTGATGCCCGTGGTGGCGGTTTGGGAGACATCGGTGCGGCTACTGACCCTGATGTCAATTCCCAGTACTGGAATCCGGCAAAATATCCTTTCACCATTTCGCGTGCCGGAGTGTCTCTCAGTTTCACTCCTTGGCTGCGCTCGCTGGTCAATGATATGAACCTCGCCTATCTCTCTGGCTATTACCGCATTGGCGATTATAGCGCCGTATCGGCATCGCTCCGTTATTTCAATATGGGCGAAGTGTTTACCAGTCAGGAAGGTGCCGAGAGTGGCACGGGTATGACCATCAATCCTTACGAGATGTCGGTCGATGTGGCTTATTCTCTGATGCTCAGCGAGAAGTTCTCTCTTGCTGCCGCCATCCGCTGGATCTATTCCGATATGCGCTTCGATTATACCGAAGATAATTCGCCTGCCTCCGCTTTCGCAGCCGATATCGCCGCCTATTACCAGAACTATGTGGTCATCGGCCAGCGCGAATGCCAGTTGGGTTTGGGCTTGAATATTTCTAACATCGGTAGTAAGATTACCTTCAGCGGCAAGGAGTATGGCGAGTTCCTGCCAGCCAACATGCGTCTGGGTGCTTCGCTGATGATTCCTATCGACGAATACAACCGCGTTACCCTGGCAGCCGATGCCAACAAGTATCTGGTGCCTACCGTTCCGAAGCAGGAAGAGGGTGAGGACAATTCAGAATATGAAGACCGTGTGCATCGTGAGTATGATGATATTTCGGGCATCAGCGGTATCTTCAAGAGTTTCAGCGATGCCCCTGGCGGTTTCAAGGAAGAGCTGGAGGAAATCAACTATGGTCTGGGTGCCGAGTATGTATATAATGATAAGTTTGCGCTCCGTGCCGGTTATCATCACGAGAGTCAGAGCAAGGGTAACCGCAAGTACTTCACCGTGGGTGCCGGTTTCAAGATGAATGTCTTCTCGCTCGATGCTGCCTATGTGGTGGCTACCGCCAAGAGCAACCCGCTCGACCAGACCCTCCGCTTCACCCTGTCGTTTGATATGGATGGACTGAAGGACCTCTTTAAAAGGTAA
- the porU gene encoding type IX secretion system sortase PorU: MNTTKVWKYMLLACLLMLVAPAQAQRFFNLTSSEVRVDSVLPRFVYSIPLTGAYRDSVYTVSLKYGEYIDMTASDIANYNRLSGAVPPEQVFPQQRVTECRKQGVLQIDFSPVVFRNNRHQLLVSFMLQVDARPLKRSERSSRGSLLAKGKVSAFASSDALRSATSLYASHSVLASGRWAKIRVSETGFHQLTEQVVRQAGFSDISKVKIYGYGGNLQNEALLASELQATDDLQEVPQCIVGGKHYFYARGSVSWKSETALQRVRNPYSDYGYYFITQTDGEPLVQDSATFVSSHYPQPYDYHSLYEPDGYSYYHGGRNLFDAEELKVGDEKKVVITNTTGSAAGKLSVALTTTTNSVAQILKNGKALGEITLSLKDDNPTEDISYLKATEKVATYPISDFQDKDTISIKVLSGASIRLDYISVTWAEPGSCAFTAANLAAGGKIPAAQYVYGITNQDHHADGTADMVIIIPASQKLLKQAQRLKEFHEQHDGLRVTIVPADELYNEFSSGTPDANAYRRYLRMLSDKAQSEADMPKYLLLFGDCVWDNRMLTSGCRTLNPDDYLLCFESENSFSAVSCFVSDSWFGMLGEGAGLYPNRELQDVAVGRFPVTYAEEAQVLVDKTISYAQNANAGAWQNTLMFMGDDGNGNLHMQDADEVANDVLTTYPAYLVKKVMWDAYTRETSSSGNTYPEATRIIKQQQAAGALIMDYAGHGDPTQMSHESVLKLNDFADFRNTNLPLWVTASCDIMPFDGLDANIGEYALLNEKGGAVAFYGTTRTVYAQYNRHINRAFIHRVLSLVDGKPVTIGEAHRLAQNDLVSGNVPNSGSDVTVNYLHYSLLGDPALALNLPMHQIVVDSINGIPVAGAATLPMLKAGSIARMAGHIEGADDFRGVITATVRDSKETITCRLNDTGKDGAEKAFEYKDRTKTLYQGTDSVRGGKFAFSFAVPLDINYSNQSGLVNLYAVNTAKTLSAHGSCEQFTVGESEEQKNDSIGPSIYCYLNSPSFVDGGNVNTTPFFVAKITDKDGINAAGSGIGHDLQLVIDGDMSKTYVLNSNFTYDFGTYTSGSTYYSIPQLEPGKHELTFRAWDIQNNSSTVQLRFNVVKALSPALFDVGVTANPAKTSTTFIISHDRTESDMDVVVEVFDSSGRQHWRHSESGVPTSGSYTVSWDLTSDSGTPLGTGVYLYRVKVASDGSSYTSKVKKLIIIK, encoded by the coding sequence ATGAACACAACGAAGGTTTGGAAATACATGCTGCTGGCATGCCTGCTCATGCTGGTGGCTCCTGCTCAGGCACAGCGATTCTTCAATCTGACCTCTTCAGAAGTCAGAGTAGATTCCGTGTTGCCCCGTTTCGTGTATTCCATTCCTTTGACCGGTGCATATCGTGATTCTGTATATACCGTCAGTCTGAAATATGGCGAGTATATCGACATGACTGCCTCCGACATCGCCAATTACAACCGCCTGTCGGGTGCAGTTCCTCCTGAGCAGGTATTTCCACAGCAGCGGGTTACCGAATGTCGTAAGCAGGGCGTACTCCAGATAGATTTCAGTCCTGTCGTATTCCGCAATAACCGCCATCAGCTGCTGGTCAGCTTCATGCTCCAGGTAGATGCCCGTCCTCTGAAGCGCTCCGAGCGTTCCAGTCGAGGTTCTCTGTTGGCTAAGGGCAAAGTATCAGCCTTTGCTTCTTCTGATGCTTTGCGCTCAGCTACCTCCCTCTATGCCTCCCATTCCGTCCTTGCCTCAGGCAGATGGGCGAAGATCAGAGTCAGCGAAACCGGTTTCCATCAGCTTACCGAACAGGTAGTGCGCCAGGCAGGCTTCTCCGATATCAGCAAGGTGAAGATTTACGGCTATGGCGGCAATCTGCAGAACGAAGCCCTTCTGGCGAGCGAACTGCAGGCTACCGACGATTTGCAGGAAGTTCCTCAGTGCATCGTTGGCGGCAAGCATTATTTCTATGCCCGGGGGTCGGTTTCCTGGAAGTCAGAAACCGCCCTCCAGCGCGTCCGTAATCCTTATTCCGATTACGGCTACTATTTTATTACCCAGACCGATGGAGAGCCTCTGGTGCAGGATTCAGCCACCTTTGTCTCTTCCCATTATCCGCAGCCTTACGATTACCATTCCCTCTATGAGCCAGATGGTTACAGCTACTATCATGGCGGCAGAAACCTCTTCGATGCAGAAGAGCTGAAGGTGGGCGATGAGAAGAAAGTGGTAATCACGAATACCACCGGTTCTGCGGCAGGCAAACTCTCCGTAGCCCTGACTACCACCACAAACAGCGTGGCTCAGATACTGAAGAATGGCAAGGCTTTGGGCGAAATCACCCTTTCTCTCAAGGATGACAATCCGACGGAGGATATATCTTACCTCAAGGCTACAGAGAAGGTTGCCACTTATCCCATTTCCGATTTCCAGGATAAGGATACCATCTCTATCAAGGTCTTGTCAGGCGCTTCCATCCGCCTCGATTATATCTCCGTAACGTGGGCAGAGCCTGGAAGCTGTGCCTTTACCGCTGCCAACCTTGCTGCCGGTGGAAAGATTCCGGCTGCCCAGTATGTCTACGGCATCACCAACCAGGATCATCATGCCGATGGAACTGCCGATATGGTCATCATCATACCCGCCTCACAGAAACTGCTGAAACAGGCTCAGCGACTGAAAGAATTTCATGAACAGCACGACGGACTGCGCGTTACCATTGTGCCTGCCGATGAACTCTATAACGAATTTTCTAGCGGTACCCCCGATGCCAACGCCTACCGCCGCTACCTGCGCATGCTTTCCGATAAGGCGCAGAGCGAGGCTGACATGCCGAAATACCTCCTGCTTTTCGGCGACTGCGTATGGGATAACCGCATGCTTACCTCCGGTTGCAGAACCCTGAATCCAGACGATTATCTGCTGTGCTTTGAGAGTGAAAACTCCTTCAGCGCCGTATCCTGCTTCGTCAGCGACAGCTGGTTCGGTATGCTCGGCGAGGGAGCCGGACTGTATCCTAACCGTGAGCTGCAGGATGTAGCCGTAGGTCGTTTTCCGGTAACTTATGCAGAAGAAGCCCAGGTGCTGGTAGACAAGACCATCAGTTATGCTCAGAATGCCAATGCAGGCGCCTGGCAGAACACCCTGATGTTTATGGGCGATGACGGAAACGGAAACCTCCACATGCAGGATGCCGATGAGGTGGCAAATGATGTGCTCACCACCTATCCCGCCTATCTCGTCAAGAAGGTGATGTGGGATGCCTATACCCGCGAAACCTCCTCTTCGGGCAATACCTATCCCGAGGCAACGAGAATCATCAAGCAGCAGCAGGCTGCGGGAGCCCTCATCATGGATTATGCTGGACATGGCGATCCTACACAGATGTCGCACGAATCAGTTCTGAAACTCAACGATTTTGCCGATTTCCGCAATACCAACCTGCCGCTCTGGGTAACTGCCTCCTGCGATATCATGCCGTTCGACGGACTCGATGCCAACATCGGCGAATATGCGCTGCTCAACGAAAAAGGCGGCGCAGTAGCCTTCTATGGCACCACCCGTACCGTTTACGCCCAGTATAACAGACATATCAACCGTGCCTTCATCCACAGAGTGCTCAGTCTGGTAGACGGCAAGCCTGTCACGATAGGCGAGGCGCACCGACTGGCGCAGAACGACCTGGTGAGCGGCAACGTACCTAATTCCGGCTCTGATGTCACGGTAAACTATCTTCACTATTCCCTTCTGGGCGACCCGGCGCTTGCGCTCAATCTGCCTATGCATCAGATTGTGGTAGATTCCATCAATGGCATACCTGTTGCCGGAGCCGCAACCCTGCCGATGCTCAAGGCAGGCTCTATCGCCCGCATGGCAGGTCATATTGAGGGAGCAGACGACTTCCGGGGCGTGATTACCGCTACCGTAAGAGATTCCAAGGAGACGATTACCTGTCGCCTGAACGATACCGGCAAGGATGGCGCTGAGAAGGCTTTCGAATACAAAGACAGAACCAAGACCCTGTATCAGGGCACCGATAGCGTAAGAGGCGGCAAGTTTGCCTTCTCCTTTGCCGTTCCGCTGGATATCAATTATTCCAACCAGAGCGGTTTGGTCAACCTCTATGCGGTGAATACCGCCAAGACCCTCTCTGCCCACGGCTCCTGCGAGCAGTTTACGGTAGGCGAGAGCGAGGAGCAGAAGAACGATTCCATCGGTCCTTCCATCTATTGCTATCTCAATTCGCCTTCCTTCGTAGATGGCGGCAATGTCAACACCACCCCGTTCTTTGTGGCAAAGATAACCGATAAGGACGGAATCAATGCTGCCGGAAGCGGTATCGGCCACGACCTGCAGCTGGTGATAGATGGCGATATGTCGAAGACCTACGTGCTGAACAGCAATTTCACCTACGATTTCGGAACCTATACCAGCGGTTCTACCTATTACAGCATACCGCAACTGGAACCGGGCAAGCACGAACTCACCTTCCGAGCCTGGGATATCCAGAACAACAGTTCTACGGTGCAGCTCCGTTTCAATGTGGTGAAGGCACTGAGTCCGGCGCTCTTCGATGTGGGCGTAACCGCCAATCCGGCTAAGACCTCTACCACCTTCATCATCAGTCACGACCGCACAGAGAGCGATATGGACGTGGTGGTAGAAGTGTTCGATTCATCGGGCAGACAGCACTGGCGCCATTCCGAAAGCGGTGTACCTACCTCGGGCAGCTATACCGTAAGCTGGGACCTCACCTCCGATAGCGGCACCCCTCTGGGCACCGGCGTATATCTCTATCGCGTCAAGGTGGCGAGCGATGGCAGCAGCTACACCTCTAAAGTCAAGAAACTCATCATTATCAAATAA
- a CDS encoding fumarylacetoacetate hydrolase family protein, with protein MKIFAIGMNYTEHNKSLHGTLSKPERPVIFTKADSALLNNGKPFFIPDHLGRIEYETEVVVRISKLGKTIPQRFAHRYYDAVTVGIDFTAREMQKKLREAGQPWELAKGFDGSAVIGEWVDIQKFRDIQALHFRLDLNDKTVQEGCTSDMLYKVDEIISYISQYFTLKTGDLLYTGCPTGCGPVNIDDHLVGYLEDRKVLDFHCK; from the coding sequence ATGAAGATATTTGCTATCGGTATGAACTATACCGAACACAATAAATCGCTGCATGGTACGTTATCTAAACCAGAGCGTCCTGTCATCTTTACCAAGGCTGATTCTGCTTTGCTCAATAACGGCAAGCCTTTCTTCATTCCTGATCATCTGGGAAGAATAGAGTATGAAACCGAAGTAGTGGTCAGAATATCCAAGTTGGGAAAGACCATTCCGCAGCGTTTCGCCCACCGCTATTACGATGCAGTAACCGTAGGTATCGACTTTACGGCACGCGAGATGCAGAAGAAGCTGCGCGAGGCTGGCCAGCCTTGGGAACTCGCCAAGGGATTCGACGGTTCTGCCGTTATCGGCGAATGGGTCGACATCCAGAAGTTCCGTGATATCCAGGCACTGCACTTCCGCCTCGATCTCAATGACAAGACCGTACAGGAAGGCTGCACGAGCGATATGCTCTACAAGGTAGATGAAATCATCTCCTATATCAGCCAGTACTTCACGCTCAAGACGGGCGACCTGCTCTATACCGGATGTCCTACAGGCTGCGGTCCTGTCAACATCGACGACCATCTCGTAGGCTATCTCGAAGACAGGAAGGTGCTCGATTTTCACTGTAAATAA
- the tsf gene encoding translation elongation factor Ts, protein MAVSIEDIKKLRAMTGAGLADVKKALTEAEGDFDKAKELLRERGLAIAAKRSDRETSNGCVLVKKVNDFAAIIALKCETDFVANGADFIKLTSDILDAAIAAKAHTLDEVKTLKVGDADAQAAVTQRSGITGEKMELDGYCVLEGDNIEVYDHMNKHTLCTMVQLNENNEEAGHKVAMQVAAMRPVALDESSVSEETKKTELEVAVAKTKEELVEKAVNAALKKAGINPAHVDSEEHIESNTKKGWLTPEQAEEARNIKKTVGEEKAATLNPTMIQNIANGRLAKFFKENCLVDQEFQFGDGDKQTVAQYLASQSKDLKIVAYQRFTLAAE, encoded by the coding sequence ATGGCTGTTTCAATTGAAGATATCAAGAAACTTCGCGCTATGACTGGTGCTGGTCTTGCTGACGTTAAGAAGGCACTCACAGAGGCTGAAGGTGATTTCGATAAGGCAAAGGAGTTGCTCCGTGAGCGTGGTCTCGCTATCGCTGCTAAGCGTTCTGACCGTGAGACTTCTAACGGTTGCGTTCTCGTTAAGAAGGTTAACGATTTCGCTGCTATCATCGCTCTCAAGTGCGAGACTGACTTCGTAGCTAACGGTGCTGACTTCATCAAGTTGACATCTGACATCCTCGACGCTGCTATCGCTGCCAAGGCTCACACTCTCGACGAGGTGAAGACTTTGAAGGTTGGTGATGCTGATGCTCAGGCTGCTGTTACACAGCGCTCTGGTATCACTGGCGAGAAGATGGAGCTCGACGGCTACTGTGTTCTCGAGGGTGACAACATCGAGGTTTACGACCACATGAACAAGCACACTTTGTGTACTATGGTTCAGCTCAACGAGAACAACGAGGAGGCTGGTCACAAGGTAGCTATGCAGGTTGCTGCTATGCGCCCTGTAGCTCTCGACGAGTCTTCTGTTTCTGAGGAGACTAAGAAGACTGAGCTCGAGGTTGCTGTAGCCAAGACTAAGGAAGAGCTCGTAGAGAAGGCTGTTAACGCTGCTTTGAAGAAGGCTGGCATCAACCCAGCTCACGTTGACTCTGAGGAGCACATCGAGAGCAACACCAAGAAGGGTTGGTTGACACCTGAGCAGGCTGAAGAGGCTCGCAACATCAAGAAGACTGTTGGTGAGGAGAAGGCTGCTACTTTGAACCCTACTATGATCCAGAACATTGCTAATGGTCGTCTGGCTAAGTTCTTCAAGGAGAACTGCCTCGTTGACCAGGAGTTCCAGTTCGGTGACGGTGACAAGCAGACTGTTGCTCAGTACCTCGCTTCTCAGAGCAAGGATCTCAAGATCGTTGCTTACCAGCGCTTTACTCTTGCTGCTGAGTAA
- the rpsB gene encoding 30S ribosomal protein S2 translates to MSRTNFDQLLQAGCHFGHLRRKWNPAMAPYIFMERNGIHIIDLNKTVAKIDEAAEALKTIAKTGRKILFVATKKQAKDVVAEKAASINMPYVNERWAGGMLTNFPTIRKAVKKMTNIDRLLNDGTFSNLSKRELLQVSRQRAKLEKNLGSIADMARLPVALFVVDVMKEHIAVKEANRLGIPVFGIVDTNSDPKNVDYVIPANDDAKDSVDAILTAVCGAIAEALEERKAEKADDKAAAEQKDQPKKKAARKDEAE, encoded by the coding sequence ATGTCAAGAACAAATTTTGACCAGTTACTTCAGGCAGGTTGCCACTTCGGACACCTCCGTCGCAAGTGGAATCCAGCAATGGCTCCTTACATCTTTATGGAGCGTAACGGTATTCATATTATCGACCTCAACAAGACTGTCGCTAAGATCGACGAGGCTGCTGAGGCTCTCAAGACAATTGCCAAGACAGGTAGAAAGATCCTGTTTGTCGCTACTAAAAAACAAGCTAAGGACGTAGTTGCTGAGAAGGCAGCTTCTATCAATATGCCATACGTAAACGAGCGTTGGGCTGGTGGTATGCTCACCAACTTCCCTACAATCCGTAAGGCAGTTAAGAAAATGACAAACATCGATCGTCTGTTGAACGATGGTACATTCTCTAACCTCTCTAAGCGTGAGTTGCTTCAGGTAAGCCGCCAGCGTGCTAAGTTGGAGAAGAACCTCGGTTCTATCGCAGATATGGCCCGTCTCCCAGTAGCCCTCTTCGTTGTTGACGTAATGAAGGAGCACATCGCTGTTAAGGAGGCTAACCGTCTTGGTATTCCAGTGTTCGGTATCGTAGATACCAACTCTGATCCTAAGAATGTTGATTACGTTATCCCAGCTAACGACGATGCTAAGGATTCTGTAGATGCTATCCTTACTGCAGTTTGCGGTGCTATCGCTGAGGCTCTCGAGGAGCGCAAGGCTGAGAAGGCTGACGACAAGGCTGCTGCTGAGCAGAAGGACCAGCCTAAGAAGAAGGCTGCCCGCAAGGACGAGGCTGAGTAA
- the rpsI gene encoding 30S ribosomal protein S9 encodes MEVINAIGRRKSAVARVYLTEGTGKITINKKDIETYFPSAILRYVVKQPLQLLEAEGKYDIKANLDGGGFTGQSQALRLAIARALVKIDANDKKALKDAGFMTRDSRAVERKKPGQPKARRRFQFSKR; translated from the coding sequence ATGGAAGTAATTAATGCAATTGGTCGCCGTAAGAGCGCTGTAGCTCGTGTATACCTCACAGAGGGTACCGGTAAGATCACAATCAACAAGAAAGATATTGAGACATATTTCCCATCAGCAATCCTTCGCTATGTAGTAAAGCAGCCATTGCAGTTGCTCGAAGCTGAGGGTAAGTATGATATTAAGGCAAACCTCGACGGTGGTGGTTTCACCGGTCAGAGCCAGGCTCTCCGCCTCGCTATCGCTCGCGCACTCGTTAAGATCGACGCTAACGATAAGAAGGCTTTGAAGGATGCGGGCTTCATGACACGTGACTCACGTGCTGTTGAGCGTAAGAAGCCAGGTCAGCCAAAGGCTCGTCGTCGCTTCCAGTTCAGCAAGCGTTAA
- the rplM gene encoding 50S ribosomal protein L13 gives MDTLSYKTISVNKETAKKEWVVIDATDQVVGRLCSKVAKLLRGKYKPTFTPHVDCGDNVIIINAAKVVFTGKKETDKVYTRYTGYPGGQRFNTPAELRKRPDGMDKILRHAIKGMLPKGPLGRSLMDNLFIYDGTEHKHEAQQPKAIDINQYK, from the coding sequence ATGGACACATTAAGTTACAAGACTATTTCCGTAAACAAGGAAACAGCTAAGAAAGAGTGGGTCGTAATCGACGCTACCGACCAGGTTGTAGGTCGCCTCTGCTCTAAGGTTGCTAAATTGCTCCGCGGAAAGTACAAGCCAACTTTCACTCCACACGTAGATTGTGGTGACAACGTAATCATTATCAATGCCGCTAAGGTAGTTTTCACTGGTAAGAAGGAAACAGATAAGGTTTACACTCGTTACACTGGTTATCCAGGTGGTCAGCGCTTCAACACTCCAGCAGAGTTGCGCAAGCGTCCTGATGGAATGGACAAAATCCTCCGTCACGCTATCAAGGGTATGTTGCCAAAGGGCCCTCTCGGTCGTTCTTTGATGGACAACCTCTTCATTTACGATGGCACAGAGCACAAGCACGAGGCACAGCAGCCAAAGGCTATTGATATTAACCAGTATAAATAA
- a CDS encoding glutamine synthetase III family protein, which produces MANLRFEVVAEAFKKRPVEVEAPKVRPSEYFAKYVFNRQKMYKYLPSDVYEKLIDVIDNGTRLDRSIADAVAAGMKLWAEENGVTHYTHWFQPLTEGTAEKHDAFVEHDGKGGMIEEFSGKLLVQQEPDASSFPNGGIRNTFEARGYSAWDPTSPVFIIDDTLCIPTIFISYTGEALDYKAPLLRSLHTLSEAATEVCHYFYPQVKKVQTNLGWEQEYFLVDESLYSARPDLMLTGRTLMGHDSAKNQQMDDHYFGTIPERVQAFMKDLEIQALELGIPCKTRHNEVAPNQFELAPIYEECNLAVDHNMLLMSLMKRVAHKHGFRVLLHEKPFAGVNGSGKHNNWSLCTDTGVLLHAAGKTPEDNLRFVVFIVETLMGVYKHNGLLKASIMSATNAHRLGANEAPPAIISSFLGKQLTDLLDHIEKADKEELFALAGKKGMELDIPEIPELMIDNTDRNRTSPFAFTGNRFEFRAVGSEANCASSLIVLNAAVAEALENFKARVDALIAKGEDQTSAIIDIVREDIKTCKPIRFDGNGYSDEWKEEAQKRGLDCEASCPVVFDRYLDKESIEMFAKTNVMSESELKARNEVKWETYTKKIQIEARVMGDLSMNHIIPVATHYQSRLAKNVEGMIHIFGGEEGKKLTARNVKIIREIAERTEAIERGVEALVDARKVANKIESEREKAVAYHDTVAPKMEEIRYQIDKLELLVADELWTLPKYRELLFIR; this is translated from the coding sequence ATGGCTAATTTGAGATTTGAGGTTGTAGCCGAGGCCTTTAAGAAAAGACCTGTAGAGGTAGAGGCTCCCAAGGTGCGCCCTTCGGAGTACTTCGCCAAGTATGTATTCAACCGCCAGAAGATGTACAAGTATCTGCCATCTGATGTGTATGAGAAACTCATCGATGTGATAGATAACGGTACTCGTCTGGACCGTTCCATCGCTGATGCCGTGGCTGCCGGCATGAAGCTCTGGGCTGAGGAAAACGGGGTAACACATTATACTCACTGGTTCCAGCCATTGACAGAAGGTACTGCCGAGAAGCATGATGCCTTCGTGGAGCATGACGGAAAGGGTGGTATGATTGAGGAATTCTCTGGCAAATTGCTTGTCCAGCAGGAACCTGATGCCAGCTCATTCCCTAACGGCGGTATCCGCAACACCTTCGAGGCTCGTGGCTATTCTGCATGGGATCCAACATCGCCTGTGTTCATCATCGACGATACCCTCTGTATCCCTACCATCTTTATTTCTTATACCGGTGAGGCTTTGGACTACAAGGCTCCATTGCTCCGCTCGCTCCATACGCTGAGTGAGGCGGCTACCGAGGTGTGCCACTATTTTTACCCTCAGGTGAAGAAGGTGCAGACCAATCTCGGATGGGAGCAGGAGTACTTTCTGGTAGATGAGAGTCTCTATTCGGCTCGCCCTGACCTGATGCTCACAGGCCGTACCCTGATGGGACACGACTCTGCGAAGAACCAGCAGATGGACGACCACTATTTCGGAACAATCCCTGAGCGCGTGCAGGCTTTCATGAAGGATCTTGAAATCCAGGCGCTCGAACTCGGCATCCCTTGCAAGACCCGTCATAACGAGGTGGCACCAAACCAGTTTGAGCTGGCACCTATCTATGAGGAGTGCAATCTTGCCGTAGACCATAATATGCTCCTGATGAGTCTGATGAAGCGTGTGGCTCACAAGCACGGTTTCCGTGTGCTCCTTCACGAGAAGCCATTCGCTGGTGTGAATGGTTCGGGCAAGCACAACAACTGGAGTCTCTGCACCGATACCGGCGTACTGCTCCATGCAGCAGGCAAGACACCGGAGGACAACCTCCGCTTCGTAGTCTTCATCGTAGAGACCCTGATGGGTGTATACAAGCACAACGGACTGCTGAAGGCATCTATCATGAGCGCTACCAATGCGCACCGTCTGGGAGCCAACGAGGCACCACCAGCCATCATCTCTTCATTCCTCGGCAAGCAGCTCACCGACCTGCTCGACCATATCGAGAAGGCAGACAAGGAAGAACTCTTCGCCCTGGCTGGCAAGAAGGGTATGGAGCTGGATATCCCTGAGATTCCGGAGCTGATGATCGATAACACCGACCGCAACCGTACCTCTCCATTCGCCTTCACCGGAAACCGTTTCGAGTTCCGTGCCGTAGGTTCAGAGGCCAACTGTGCGTCATCTCTCATCGTACTGAATGCTGCCGTAGCTGAGGCTCTCGAAAATTTCAAGGCTCGTGTAGATGCCTTGATAGCAAAGGGCGAGGACCAGACATCGGCTATTATAGATATTGTACGCGAGGATATCAAGACCTGCAAGCCTATCCGCTTCGATGGCAACGGCTATTCTGATGAGTGGAAGGAAGAGGCTCAGAAGCGAGGCTTGGACTGCGAGGCATCCTGCCCGGTAGTCTTCGACCGTTATCTGGACAAGGAGAGCATCGAGATGTTTGCCAAGACCAACGTGATGAGCGAGAGCGAGTTGAAGGCGCGCAACGAGGTGAAGTGGGAGACTTATACCAAGAAGATTCAGATTGAGGCTCGTGTGATGGGCGACCTGAGCATGAACCACATCATCCCTGTGGCTACCCACTATCAGAGCCGTCTGGCAAAGAACGTAGAGGGCATGATTCACATCTTCGGTGGCGAGGAAGGCAAGAAGCTGACTGCCCGCAACGTGAAGATTATCCGTGAGATAGCCGAGCGCACCGAGGCAATAGAGCGTGGTGTAGAGGCATTGGTAGATGCCCGCAAGGTAGCCAACAAGATAGAGAGTGAGCGCGAGAAGGCAGTAGCATATCACGACACGGTAGCTCCAAAGATGGAGGAAATCCGTTATCAGATAGACAAGCTCGAGCTTCTCGTAGCCGATGAACTTTGGACATTGCCAAAGTATCGTGAACTGTTGTTCATCAGATAA